The following are encoded together in the Bos taurus isolate L1 Dominette 01449 registration number 42190680 breed Hereford chromosome 10, ARS-UCD2.0, whole genome shotgun sequence genome:
- the LOC517093 gene encoding ribonuclease pancreatic, which yields MNLTWTLLLLLLLELTVFASGLPFSRRHIDNPRSWVPGGQHRYCDVMMRRRWLIHRGRCKQINTFIHEDLATIADFCTTPAVPCTSSGSLLSCHNSSHDVSVTDCFAKAGTRPPYCHYQKKDSIRPICVGCKNGAPAHLDS from the coding sequence ATGAATCTGACGTggacccttctcctcctcctcctgctggaGCTAACTGTCTTCGCTTCAGGCCTGCCCTTCTCAAGACGGCACATAGATAACCCCAGGTCATGGGTTCCTGGGGGACAGCACCGATACTGCGATGTGATGATGAGGCGACGGTGGCTGATCCACAGGGGTAGATGCAAGCAGATCAACACCTTCATTCACGAGGATCTGGCCACCATAGCAGATTTCTGCACAACTCCAGCTGTGCCCTGTACCAGCAGCGGCTCCTTGCTGAGCTGCCACAACAGCTCTCACGACGTCAGCGTCACAGACTGCTTTGCCAAGGCAGGAACCCGGCCGCCCTACTGCCACTACCAAAAGAAGGACTCCATCAGGCCCATCTGTGTGGGCTGTAAGAACGGGGCCCCTGCTCACCTGGATAGCTAG
- the RNASE2 gene encoding non-secretory ribonuclease isoform X1, with amino-acid sequence MVPIQQDSRLRLILLLGLLGMVISLHAQPGTLTRAQWFEIQHINMAHPQCNAAMRVVNRYRMVCKNKNTFLHRTFAYVAGICNTPNVTCSKPGRMNCHNSSVQVPITFCNLTRPALNYTNCQYQQTRAWRIFIVACDNRSPRDSPRYPVVPVHLDNII; translated from the coding sequence ATGGTTCCAATACAGCAGGATTCTCGGCTTCGTCTCATTTTGCTGCTGGGGCTCTTGGGAATGGTGATCTCACTCCATGCCCAACCTGGTACTTTAACCCGGGCTCAGTGGTTTGAGATTCAGCACATAAATATGGCCCACCCTCAATGCAATGCCGCAATGAGAGTGGTTAACCGTTACAGAAtggtatgtaaaaataaaaatacttttctccACAGAACATTTGCTTATGTAGCTGGTATTTGTAACACCCCAAATGTaacctgctctaaaccaggcagGATGAACTGTCATAATAGCTCAGTCCAAGTGCCTATAACCTTCTGCAACCTCACAAGACCTGCATTGAATTACACAAACTGCCAATACCAACAGACAAGGGCATGGAGGATCTTCATCGTTGCCTGTGACAACAGATCACCTCGGGACAGTCCCAGGTACCCTGTGGTTCCAGTTCACTTGGATAACATCATCTAA
- the RNASE2 gene encoding non-secretory ribonuclease precursor (The RefSeq protein has 1 substitution compared to this genomic sequence): MVPIQQDSRLRLILLLGLLGMVISLHAQPGTLTRALWFEIQHINMAHPQCNAAMRVVNRYRMVCKNKNTFLHRTFAYVAGICNTPNVTCSKPGRMNCHNSSVQVPITFCNLTRPALNYTNCQYQQTRAWRIFIVACDNRSPRDSPRYPVVPVHLDNII; encoded by the coding sequence ATGGTTCCAATACAGCAGGATTCTCGGCTTCGTCTCATTTTGCTGCTGGGGCTCTTGGGAATGGTGATCTCACTCCATGCCCAACCTGGTACTTTAACCCGGGCTCAGTGGTTTGAGATTCAGCACATAAATATGGCCCACCCTCAATGCAATGCCGCAATGAGAGTGGTTAACCGTTACAGAAtggtatgtaaaaataaaaatacttttctccACAGAACATTTGCTTATGTAGCTGGTATTTGTAACACCCCAAATGTaacctgctctaaaccaggcagGATGAACTGTCATAATAGCTCAGTCCAAGTGCCTATAACCTTCTGCAACCTCACAAGACCTGCATTGAATTACACAAACTGCCAATACCAACAGACAAGGGCATGGAGGATCTTCATCGTTGCCTGTGACAACAGATCACCTCGGGACAGTCCCAGGTACCCTGTGGTTCCAGTTCACTTGGATAACATCATCTAA
- the LOC112448555 gene encoding eosinophil cationic protein isoform X2, with protein sequence MVPIQQDSQLRLILLLGLLGMVISLHAPPRTLTRAQWFEIQHINMAHHQCNAAMRVVNRYRMVCKGRNTFLHRTFAYVAGICNTPNVTCSKPGRMNCHNSSVQVPITFCNLTRNAMNYTNCRYGRTRARKIFIVACEKRSPRDSPRYPVVPVHLDNII encoded by the coding sequence ATGGTTCCAATACAGCAGGATTCTCAGCTTCGTCTCATTTTGCTGCTGGGGCTCTTGGGAATGGTGATCTCACTCCATGCCCCACCTCGTACTTTAACCCGGGCTCAGTGGTTTGAGATTCAGCACATAAATATGGCCCACCATCAATGTAATGCCGCAATGAGAGTGGTTAACCGTTACAGAATGGTATGTAAAGGTAGAAATACTTTTCTCCACAGAACATTTGCTTATGTAGCTGGTATTTGTAACACCCCAAATGTaacctgctctaaaccaggcagGATGAACTGTCATAATAGCTCAGTCCAAGTGCCTATAACCTTCTGCAACCTCACAAGAAATGCAATGAACTACACAAACTGCCGTTACGGACGGACAAGGGCACGGAAGATCTTCATCGTTGCCTGTGAGAAGAGATCACCTCGGGACAGTCCCAGGTACCCTGTGGTTCCAGTTCACTTGGATAACATCATCTAA
- the LOC112448555 gene encoding eosinophil cationic protein isoform X1 — protein sequence MGVHQLPLSPRTFSWICSHRSHSRGNMVPIQQDSQLRLILLLGLLGMVISLHAPPRTLTRAQWFEIQHINMAHHQCNAAMRVVNRYRMVCKGRNTFLHRTFAYVAGICNTPNVTCSKPGRMNCHNSSVQVPITFCNLTRNAMNYTNCRYGRTRARKIFIVACEKRSPRDSPRYPVVPVHLDNII from the exons ATGGGGGTACACCAGCTGCCCCTGAGCCCCAGGACATTCAGCTGGATCTGTTCTCACAGGAGCCACAGCAGAG GAAACATGGTTCCAATACAGCAGGATTCTCAGCTTCGTCTCATTTTGCTGCTGGGGCTCTTGGGAATGGTGATCTCACTCCATGCCCCACCTCGTACTTTAACCCGGGCTCAGTGGTTTGAGATTCAGCACATAAATATGGCCCACCATCAATGTAATGCCGCAATGAGAGTGGTTAACCGTTACAGAATGGTATGTAAAGGTAGAAATACTTTTCTCCACAGAACATTTGCTTATGTAGCTGGTATTTGTAACACCCCAAATGTaacctgctctaaaccaggcagGATGAACTGTCATAATAGCTCAGTCCAAGTGCCTATAACCTTCTGCAACCTCACAAGAAATGCAATGAACTACACAAACTGCCGTTACGGACGGACAAGGGCACGGAAGATCTTCATCGTTGCCTGTGAGAAGAGATCACCTCGGGACAGTCCCAGGTACCCTGTGGTTCCAGTTCACTTGGATAACATCATCTAA